The following proteins are co-located in the Dehalococcoidia bacterium genome:
- a CDS encoding zinc-binding dehydrogenase, with product MRGVVFTGNRALEIRGFPDPHAGPGEAVVQIRASGLCGSDLHAYRGPQALQTISGHEPCGVIAELGPGAPAGLKPGDRVMVHHYAGCGLCEICAMGFEQACPNGRVTYGGGTGHGANADAMLVPARTLVPLPDELSFEEGAAIACGTGTAWCGLKKLHIAGGDTVAIFGQGPVGLSGTASAAAMGARVIAVDVLPARLALARELGADAVLDAAAGDTVAAIRDLTGGRGASASLETSGQAAARSQCLEALSPFGRCCYVGIGGPASIDFNRDVIFKVATIYGSWTFSKAELIAIARFMVERNVPLQKLITHRFPLDQAAEAFRTFDGGAAGKCMIVP from the coding sequence ATGCGTGGCGTCGTCTTTACCGGCAACCGAGCACTTGAGATCCGCGGCTTTCCGGACCCGCACGCTGGTCCGGGTGAGGCCGTTGTCCAGATCCGCGCCTCCGGCCTGTGCGGCAGTGACCTGCACGCCTACCGCGGCCCGCAGGCGCTGCAGACGATCAGCGGCCATGAGCCCTGCGGCGTGATCGCCGAGCTTGGTCCCGGTGCGCCGGCGGGGCTGAAACCCGGCGACCGGGTGATGGTGCACCACTACGCCGGCTGCGGCCTCTGCGAGATCTGCGCGATGGGCTTCGAGCAGGCCTGCCCCAACGGCCGGGTCACCTATGGCGGCGGCACGGGGCATGGCGCCAACGCCGACGCGATGCTGGTGCCGGCGCGCACGCTCGTGCCGCTGCCGGACGAGCTCAGCTTCGAGGAGGGCGCCGCGATCGCCTGCGGCACCGGCACCGCCTGGTGCGGGCTGAAGAAGCTGCACATCGCCGGCGGCGACACCGTCGCCATCTTCGGCCAGGGCCCCGTCGGCTTGAGCGGCACGGCCAGCGCCGCGGCCATGGGGGCGCGCGTGATCGCGGTGGACGTCCTCCCGGCGCGGCTGGCGCTGGCGAGGGAGCTGGGGGCCGACGCGGTGCTGGACGCGGCCGCTGGCGACACGGTGGCGGCGATTCGCGACCTCACCGGCGGCCGCGGGGCGAGCGCTTCGCTGGAAACGTCGGGCCAGGCGGCTGCCCGTTCGCAGTGCCTGGAGGCGCTCAGCCCCTTCGGCCGCTGCTGCTACGTCGGCATCGGCGGGCCGGCGTCGATCGACTTCAACCGCGATGTGATCTTCAAGGTGGCCACGATCTACGGCTCGTGGACCTTCAGCAAGGCGGAGCTGATCGCGATCGCCCGTTTCATGGTCGAGCGGAACGTGCCGCTGCAGAAGCTGATCACCCACCGATTTCCGCTGGACCAGGCGGCGGAGGCGTTCCGCACCTTCGACGGCGGCGCCGCCGGCAAGTGCATGATCGTTCCCTGA
- a CDS encoding Gfo/Idh/MocA family oxidoreductase, with product MNLDAARPLHVGIAGLGMAGAGIVNTLAALPQIRLVAAADPRAPALAAFRERFRGHGYQSLEGLCADPKVEAVWLATPTHLHCEQAIALAEHGKHVVVEKPLAVSLEECERMIAAAERNGIALIAGGARSFEPAFAGMRRIIASGRLGRLGGLTTWAFLGWMLRPREPHEVDVSRGGGAVYNQAPHAVDVLRLLGGGLVRSVRAMTGEWLPERPCPGYFCAYLEFEDGTPATLVYNGYGYLHAWELLPWGETPQRQAAAERASAYRRQLRLGTADEYAARERLRFGGLPERPAAERGGTDSWTPGDAGLVIASCERGELRQSATGLYVYDDDGRHDEPLPPGQSLRLNEVTELLAAIGGRPALHDGRWGMATLEVVLAIMQSAAERKEIRLRRQAPYG from the coding sequence ATGAATCTGGACGCGGCAAGGCCGCTGCACGTTGGCATCGCCGGCCTCGGCATGGCCGGCGCGGGTATCGTCAACACGCTGGCCGCGCTGCCGCAGATTCGGCTTGTCGCCGCGGCGGACCCGCGGGCGCCGGCGCTGGCCGCGTTCCGCGAGCGCTTCCGCGGGCACGGGTATCAAAGCCTGGAGGGCCTTTGCGCCGATCCGAAGGTCGAGGCCGTCTGGCTGGCGACGCCCACACACCTGCACTGCGAGCAGGCGATCGCCCTGGCCGAGCACGGCAAGCACGTCGTCGTCGAGAAGCCGCTTGCCGTCTCGTTGGAGGAGTGCGAGCGCATGATCGCGGCCGCCGAGCGCAACGGCATCGCGCTGATCGCCGGTGGGGCGCGCAGCTTCGAGCCGGCCTTTGCCGGGATGCGGCGCATCATCGCCTCGGGCCGGCTCGGGCGGCTGGGCGGGCTGACGACCTGGGCGTTCCTTGGCTGGATGCTGCGCCCGCGCGAGCCGCACGAGGTCGACGTGAGCCGCGGCGGCGGCGCCGTCTACAACCAGGCGCCGCATGCGGTCGACGTGCTGCGTCTGCTCGGCGGCGGGCTGGTGCGCAGCGTGCGGGCGATGACGGGCGAGTGGCTGCCCGAACGGCCTTGCCCCGGCTACTTCTGCGCCTATCTCGAATTCGAGGACGGCACGCCGGCAACGCTGGTCTATAACGGCTACGGCTACCTGCACGCCTGGGAGCTGCTGCCCTGGGGTGAAACGCCGCAGCGCCAGGCGGCGGCGGAGCGGGCCAGCGCCTACCGCCGGCAACTGCGCCTGGGCACGGCGGACGAGTACGCGGCGCGGGAACGGCTGCGCTTCGGCGGTTTACCGGAGCGCCCAGCCGCGGAGCGGGGTGGCACGGACAGCTGGACGCCGGGCGACGCGGGGCTGGTGATCGCGAGCTGCGAGCGCGGCGAGCTGCGCCAGTCGGCCACGGGCCTGTACGTCTACGACGACGACGGCCGCCACGACGAGCCGCTGCCGCCCGGCCAGAGCCTGCGCCTGAACGAGGTGACGGAGCTGCTCGCTGCGATCGGCGGCCGCCCCGCGCTGCACGACGGCCGCTGGGGCATGGCCACGCTCGAAGTCGTGCTGGCGATCATGCAGTCGGCCGCGGAGCGCAAGGAGATCCGCCTACGGCGCCAGGCGCCGTACGGCTGA
- a CDS encoding alpha/beta fold hydrolase, with product MRSARNGAITIRYRVLGDGPPLLLLHPGLCNGELWETLGYTEPLQTRFRLIVPDLRGHGSSDCPHEDAAYKADAMRDDLDAVLAAEGLQQALCWGFSLGALLALRFAAAHPGRLRALIAGGAVGWLPRRDVGTRSAARIEQEGLAALAPPLDGDPAMLPLRPVMLASDPAAHAARYRAQALWEPPAGLHAIGDPLLLYGGGSDSFTPAVRELAAALPHAELVTVPKQGHLQLWCHPEPLLARALAFLQTAAIG from the coding sequence GTGCGATCAGCCCGGAACGGCGCGATCACCATCCGCTATCGTGTGCTCGGCGACGGTCCGCCGCTGCTGCTGCTGCATCCGGGCCTTTGCAACGGCGAGCTGTGGGAGACTCTCGGCTACACGGAGCCGTTGCAGACGCGCTTCCGGCTGATCGTGCCCGATCTGCGCGGCCACGGCAGCAGCGACTGCCCTCACGAGGACGCGGCGTACAAGGCCGATGCCATGCGCGACGACCTCGACGCGGTGCTGGCAGCCGAGGGGCTGCAGCAGGCGCTGTGCTGGGGCTTCTCGCTGGGAGCGCTGCTGGCGCTGCGCTTCGCCGCGGCCCATCCGGGCCGGCTGCGGGCGCTGATTGCCGGCGGCGCCGTGGGCTGGCTGCCGCGTCGTGACGTCGGCACGCGCTCGGCGGCGCGCATCGAGCAGGAGGGCCTCGCCGCGCTTGCGCCGCCGCTCGACGGCGACCCGGCGATGCTGCCGCTACGGCCGGTGATGCTCGCATCCGACCCGGCAGCGCACGCGGCGCGCTACCGCGCCCAGGCGCTGTGGGAGCCGCCCGCGGGCCTGCACGCGATCGGCGATCCGTTGCTGCTCTACGGCGGCGGGTCGGACAGTTTCACGCCCGCCGTGCGCGAGCTGGCCGCGGCGCTGCCGCACGCCGAGCTTGTCACCGTGCCGAAGCAAGGCCACCTGCAGCTCTGGTGCCACCCGGAGCCGCTGCTGGCGCGGGCGCTCGCCTTCCTGCAGACCGCGGCTATCGGCTGA
- a CDS encoding RidA family protein, with protein sequence MTAARPEAAGVHYLNPAGLPGNPAFSQAVAVTGPARTIYIGMQNAVDAAGTIVGKGDVAAQTEQVLKNIEICLAAAGARPEHLVMWTIYVAQGQPVPPAFAVFQRWWGGRPNPPANTVLLTPALIVPDFLIGIEAIAVVPQSG encoded by the coding sequence ATGACCGCTGCCAGGCCCGAGGCCGCTGGCGTTCACTATCTCAACCCCGCCGGCTTGCCCGGGAACCCCGCCTTCAGCCAGGCCGTGGCGGTGACCGGTCCCGCCCGGACGATCTACATCGGCATGCAGAACGCGGTGGACGCCGCGGGCACGATCGTGGGCAAGGGCGACGTCGCGGCGCAAACGGAACAGGTGCTCAAGAATATCGAGATCTGCCTGGCCGCGGCGGGTGCGCGGCCGGAGCACCTGGTGATGTGGACCATCTACGTCGCACAGGGGCAGCCGGTTCCGCCCGCGTTTGCGGTGTTTCAACGCTGGTGGGGCGGCCGGCCCAACCCGCCGGCGAACACGGTCCTGCTCACCCCGGCCTTGATTGTCCCCGACTTCCTGATCGGCATCGAGGCGATCGCCGTGGTGCCGCAGAGCGGCTGA
- a CDS encoding SDR family NAD(P)-dependent oxidoreductase: MQELHGRIAVVTGGGSGIGRALAHAFAGEGMHVIVADIEPDAAETVASELRSRSQDVRALAVHTDVGDPASLQALAARAEHEFGHVNVLCNNAGVYIAGSLAEATREQWAWLLAVNLLGVIEGVRAFLPLLRRAGAGEAQIVNTASAAGLSASPDRGVYTTTKTWFQNRLGFPLAGVRSHLNAGFETICKYAVVGFSESLRADLAPEGIGVSVLCPGGVNTRIYESERNRPAQFGAPSSARQARTATLQQLEPAEVAALVVRGIRENRRYIHTDLALRPWIAQRGARIDADFAALEGMAVSGG, translated from the coding sequence ATGCAGGAGTTGCACGGCAGGATCGCGGTGGTCACGGGCGGCGGCAGCGGCATCGGCCGCGCCCTCGCACATGCATTTGCCGGCGAGGGCATGCACGTGATCGTCGCCGACATCGAGCCCGACGCGGCGGAGACGGTCGCCAGTGAGCTGCGTTCACGTTCACAGGACGTGCGTGCGCTGGCCGTGCACACCGACGTCGGCGACCCCGCGTCGCTGCAGGCGCTCGCGGCCCGCGCCGAGCACGAATTCGGGCACGTTAACGTGCTCTGCAACAACGCGGGCGTGTACATTGCGGGCTCGCTGGCGGAGGCGACGCGCGAGCAGTGGGCCTGGCTGCTGGCGGTCAACCTCCTCGGCGTGATCGAGGGCGTGCGCGCCTTCCTGCCGCTGCTGCGCAGGGCGGGCGCGGGTGAGGCGCAGATCGTGAACACCGCCTCGGCGGCGGGGCTGAGCGCTTCCCCCGACCGCGGCGTCTACACCACGACTAAGACATGGTTTCAAAACCGGCTCGGGTTCCCGCTTGCAGGTGTGCGATCGCACCTGAACGCCGGTTTTGAAACCATCTGTAAGTACGCCGTCGTCGGCTTCTCCGAGTCACTGCGGGCCGATCTCGCGCCGGAGGGGATCGGCGTCTCCGTGCTCTGTCCGGGCGGCGTGAACACGCGCATCTACGAGTCGGAGCGCAACCGTCCGGCGCAGTTCGGCGCCCCGTCGTCGGCACGCCAGGCGCGCACGGCAACCTTGCAGCAACTGGAGCCGGCGGAAGTCGCCGCGCTGGTCGTGCGCGGCATCAGGGAGAACCGGCGCTACATTCACACCGACCTCGCCCTGCGCCCCTGGATCGCGCAGCGCGGCGCACGCATCGACGCCGACTTCGCCGCGCTCGAAGGCATGGCGGTCTCCGGCGGCTGA